The proteins below come from a single Mangifera indica cultivar Alphonso chromosome 16, CATAS_Mindica_2.1, whole genome shotgun sequence genomic window:
- the LOC123199682 gene encoding glucan endo-1,3-beta-glucosidase 8-like, which translates to MARTTLFLLVFSAILVVSVDGATVDVGMNWGNIASHPLPPPIVVQMLKDNGLKRVKIFDADGYTVKALANTGIEVMLAIPNGELLNMAEDYELAKDWVEDNVTQYIDTVKIKYVAVGNEPFLKSYNNTFVKPTLPALKNVQRALNEAGYGKTIKASVPLNGDVYESKSNLPSDGVFRKDVRDIMQQLVKFLRDNDAPFIVNIYPFLSLYENPDFPTEFAFFGNGKTVRDKDHSYNNVLDANYDTLLWALKKAGVPDLKIIIGEIGWPTDGNSFATSKNAERFYDGLFKKLGTGKGSPMRPNTKFDIYLFGLLDEDAKSIAPGDFERHWGIFRFDGQPKFPIDFTGQGQNKMPVGAKNVKYLEKKWCVFDKGVKDFSLVPPQMEIACGYGDCTSIGKGGSCDGQSNITKISHAFNMFYQIKNQEEDACDFEGLALVVKKNPSTGTCFFPIQIESGGFRVVVGSFATIFAGVLHAFLTLF; encoded by the exons ATGGCTCGAACCACGCTCTTCCTCTTGGTCTTCTCTGCGATTCTTGTGGTCTCCGTTGACGGCGCAACCGTGGATGTTGGGATGAACTGGGGCAACATCGCCTCTCACCCGTTGCCGCCGCCCATTGTGGTGCAAATGTTAAAGGATAACGGTCTTAAAAGGGTGAAGATCTTCGATGCCGATGGCTACACCGTCAAAGCCCTGGCCAATACTGGGATCGAAGTCATGCTTGCCATTCCTAATGGAGAGCTTTTAAATATGGCTGAGGATTATGAACTTGCAAAGGATTGGGTCGAAGACAATGTCACTCAATATATAGACACCGTCAAAATCAA ATATGTAGCAGTTGGAAATGAGCCCTTCTTGAAATCATACAACAATACCTTCGTGAAACCCACTTTGCCTGCACTGAAAAATGTTCAGAGAGCTTTGAACGAGGCTGGCTATGGCAAGACAATCAAAGCATCTGTGCCTCTAAACGGTGACGTTTATGAATCGAAATCAAACTTGCCATCCGATGGCGTTTTTCGCAAGGATGTAAGGGACATCATGCAGCAACTGGTGAAGTTTCTGCGTGACAACGATGCGCCTTTCATCGTCAACATCTACCCTTTCCTCAGTCTCTACGAAAACCCCGATTTCCCCACCGAGTTCGCCTTCTTCGGCAACGGCAAAACCGTCAGAGACAAAGACCATAGCTATAATAACGTCCTCGATGCAAACTACGACACCTTGCTTTGGGCTTTGAAGAAAGCCGGAGTGCCGGATTTGAAAATCATCATTGGCGAAATCGGCTGGCCGACGGACGGAAATTCGTTTGCCACCAGCAAGAACGCGGAGAGATTTTACGACGGTTTGTTTAAGAAGCTGGGGACGGGCAAAGGCAGCCCGATGCGGCCGAATACAAAATTCGACATTTATCTTTTCGGTCTGCTTGATGAGGACGCGAAGAGCATTGCGCCGGGGGATTTCGAACGACACTGGGGGATTTTCCGATTCGACGGGCAGCCGAAGTTTCCGATAGATTTCACTGGACAGGGGCAAAACAAGATGCCAGTGGGGGCAAAGAATGTCAAGTATTTGGAAAAAAAGTGGTGCGTTTTTGACAAGGGCGTTAAAGACTTTTCACTTGTGCCTCCTCAAATGGAGATAGCGTGTGGATACGGCGACTGCACCAGCATCGGCAAAGGCGGATCTTGCGACGGCCAGAGTAATATAACGAAGATCTCGCATGCGTTTAATATGTTCTATCAGATTAAAAATCAAGAAGAGGATGCTTGTGATTTCGAAGGATTAGCTTTGGTGGTGAAGAAGAATCCGAGCACCGGGACTTGTTTTTTCCCGATTCAGATCGAGAGCGGTGGTTTTAGGGTGGTTGTCGGGTCATTTGCTACCATTTTCGCCGGAGTTTTGCACGCTTTCTTAACATTATTCTGA
- the LOC123198703 gene encoding S-adenosylmethionine carrier 1, chloroplastic/mitochondrial isoform X1, producing the protein MGPLTLAVDSKDSSAASPDVSNKKMKELQLKTRKSFASVSMEKQKPFDFFRTLFEGVIAGGTAGVVVETALYPIDTIKTRLQAAQGGVKINLKGLYSGLTGNLAGVLPASALFVGVYEPTKQKLLRMFPENLSAVAHLTAGAIGGVAASLIRVPTEVVKQRMQTGQFVSAPDAVHLIVSKEGFKGLYAGYGSFLLRDLPFDAIQFCMYEQLWLGYKAAACRELNDPEKAVIGAFAGALTGAITTPLDVIKTRLMIQGSANQYKGIFDCVQTIVGEEGPPALLKGIGLRILWMGIGGSIFFGVLESTKQALAQRRPSPPDQSKQD; encoded by the exons ATGGGTCCTTTAACGCTGGCTGTTGATTCGAAAGACAGTTCTGCAGCTTCTCCAG ATGTATCaaacaagaagatgaaagagttGCAGCTGAAAACAAGGAAGTCATTTGCATCAGTTAGCATGGAAAAGCAGAAACCCTTTGATTTCTTTCGTACTTTATTTG AGGGAGTTATAGCAGGAGGTACAGCTGGTGTTGTTGTTGAAACTGCTTTATATCCTATTGATACCATAAAGACAAGGCTGCAG gcTGCTCAAGGTGgagtgaaaataaatttgaagggCCTTTATTCTGGTTTGACTGGAAACCTTGCTGGGGTCTTACC TGCTTCTGCCTTATTTGTTGGTGTGTATGAACCAACAAAACAGAAGTTGTTGAGGATGTTTCCTGAAAATCTTAGTGCTGTTGCTCATCTG ACAGCAGGTGCAATTGGAGGGGTTGCTGCTTCTCTCATCCGTGTGCCAACAGAG GTTGTTAAGCAAAGGATGCAGACTGGGCAGTTTGTTTCAGCTCCAGATGCTGTCCATCTAATTGTTTCTAAGGAAGGATTTAAGGGTCTATATGCG GGATATGGATCCTTTCTATTGCGGGATCTGCCCTTTGATGCAATTCAATTCTGCATGTATGAGCAGCTTTGGTTGGGTTATAAGGCAGCA GCATGCAGAGAGTTGAATGATCCTGAGAAAGCTGTCATTGGTGCTTTTGCTG GGGCATTGACTGGAGCTATTACAACTCCCCTCGATGTGATTAAAACAAGATTAATGATTCAG GGATCTGCAAACCAGTATAAAGGCATCTTTGATTGTGTTCAAACTATTGTTGGAGAAGAAGGACCTCCTGCTCTTCTGAAG GGCATTGGACTGAGGATACTGTGGATGGGCATCGGAGGTTCAATCTTCTTTGGTGTCCTGGAAAGCACAAAGCAAGCGCTTGCTCAGAGGCGTCCATCACCTCCTGATCAATCAAAGCAAGATTAA
- the LOC123198703 gene encoding S-adenosylmethionine carrier 1, chloroplastic/mitochondrial isoform X2, protein MKELQLKTRKSFASVSMEKQKPFDFFRTLFEGVIAGGTAGVVVETALYPIDTIKTRLQAAQGGVKINLKGLYSGLTGNLAGVLPASALFVGVYEPTKQKLLRMFPENLSAVAHLTAGAIGGVAASLIRVPTEVVKQRMQTGQFVSAPDAVHLIVSKEGFKGLYAGYGSFLLRDLPFDAIQFCMYEQLWLGYKAAACRELNDPEKAVIGAFAGALTGAITTPLDVIKTRLMIQGSANQYKGIFDCVQTIVGEEGPPALLKGIGLRILWMGIGGSIFFGVLESTKQALAQRRPSPPDQSKQD, encoded by the exons atgaaagagttGCAGCTGAAAACAAGGAAGTCATTTGCATCAGTTAGCATGGAAAAGCAGAAACCCTTTGATTTCTTTCGTACTTTATTTG AGGGAGTTATAGCAGGAGGTACAGCTGGTGTTGTTGTTGAAACTGCTTTATATCCTATTGATACCATAAAGACAAGGCTGCAG gcTGCTCAAGGTGgagtgaaaataaatttgaagggCCTTTATTCTGGTTTGACTGGAAACCTTGCTGGGGTCTTACC TGCTTCTGCCTTATTTGTTGGTGTGTATGAACCAACAAAACAGAAGTTGTTGAGGATGTTTCCTGAAAATCTTAGTGCTGTTGCTCATCTG ACAGCAGGTGCAATTGGAGGGGTTGCTGCTTCTCTCATCCGTGTGCCAACAGAG GTTGTTAAGCAAAGGATGCAGACTGGGCAGTTTGTTTCAGCTCCAGATGCTGTCCATCTAATTGTTTCTAAGGAAGGATTTAAGGGTCTATATGCG GGATATGGATCCTTTCTATTGCGGGATCTGCCCTTTGATGCAATTCAATTCTGCATGTATGAGCAGCTTTGGTTGGGTTATAAGGCAGCA GCATGCAGAGAGTTGAATGATCCTGAGAAAGCTGTCATTGGTGCTTTTGCTG GGGCATTGACTGGAGCTATTACAACTCCCCTCGATGTGATTAAAACAAGATTAATGATTCAG GGATCTGCAAACCAGTATAAAGGCATCTTTGATTGTGTTCAAACTATTGTTGGAGAAGAAGGACCTCCTGCTCTTCTGAAG GGCATTGGACTGAGGATACTGTGGATGGGCATCGGAGGTTCAATCTTCTTTGGTGTCCTGGAAAGCACAAAGCAAGCGCTTGCTCAGAGGCGTCCATCACCTCCTGATCAATCAAAGCAAGATTAA
- the LOC123198703 gene encoding S-adenosylmethionine carrier 1, chloroplastic/mitochondrial isoform X3 has protein sequence MGPLTLAVDSKDSSAASPDVSNKKMKELQLKTRKSFASVSMEKQKPFDFFRTLFEGVIAGGTAGVVVETALYPIDTIKTRLQAAQGGVKINLKGLYSGLTGNLAGVLPASALFVGVYEPTKQKLLRMFPENLSAVAHLTAGAIGGVAASLIRVPTEVVKQRMQTGQFVSAPDAVHLIVSKEGFKGLYAGYGSFLLRDLPFDAIQFCMYEQLWLGYKAAACRELNDPEKAVIGAFAGALTGAITTPLDVIKTRLMIQGSANQYKGIFDCVQTIVGEEGPPALLKLQEFEFIRFVIQMI, from the exons ATGGGTCCTTTAACGCTGGCTGTTGATTCGAAAGACAGTTCTGCAGCTTCTCCAG ATGTATCaaacaagaagatgaaagagttGCAGCTGAAAACAAGGAAGTCATTTGCATCAGTTAGCATGGAAAAGCAGAAACCCTTTGATTTCTTTCGTACTTTATTTG AGGGAGTTATAGCAGGAGGTACAGCTGGTGTTGTTGTTGAAACTGCTTTATATCCTATTGATACCATAAAGACAAGGCTGCAG gcTGCTCAAGGTGgagtgaaaataaatttgaagggCCTTTATTCTGGTTTGACTGGAAACCTTGCTGGGGTCTTACC TGCTTCTGCCTTATTTGTTGGTGTGTATGAACCAACAAAACAGAAGTTGTTGAGGATGTTTCCTGAAAATCTTAGTGCTGTTGCTCATCTG ACAGCAGGTGCAATTGGAGGGGTTGCTGCTTCTCTCATCCGTGTGCCAACAGAG GTTGTTAAGCAAAGGATGCAGACTGGGCAGTTTGTTTCAGCTCCAGATGCTGTCCATCTAATTGTTTCTAAGGAAGGATTTAAGGGTCTATATGCG GGATATGGATCCTTTCTATTGCGGGATCTGCCCTTTGATGCAATTCAATTCTGCATGTATGAGCAGCTTTGGTTGGGTTATAAGGCAGCA GCATGCAGAGAGTTGAATGATCCTGAGAAAGCTGTCATTGGTGCTTTTGCTG GGGCATTGACTGGAGCTATTACAACTCCCCTCGATGTGATTAAAACAAGATTAATGATTCAG GGATCTGCAAACCAGTATAAAGGCATCTTTGATTGTGTTCAAACTATTGTTGGAGAAGAAGGACCTCCTGCTCTTCTGAAG TTACAGGAATTCGAATTCATAAGATTTGTtatacaaatgatataa
- the LOC123198703 gene encoding S-adenosylmethionine carrier 1, chloroplastic/mitochondrial isoform X4, producing the protein MGPLTLAVDSKDSSAASPDVSNKKMKELQLKTRKSFASVSMEKQKPFDFFRTLFEGVIAGGTAGVVVETALYPIDTIKTRLQAAQGGVKINLKGLYSGLTGNLAGVLPASALFVGVYEPTKQKLLRMFPENLSAVAHLTAGAIGGVAASLIRVPTEVVKQRMQTGQFVSAPDAVHLIVSKEGFKGLYAGYGSFLLRDLPFDAIQFCMYEQLWLGYKAAACRELNDPEKAVIGAFAGALTGAITTPLDVIKTRLMIQGSANQYKGIFDCVQTIVGEEGPPALLKHKASACSEASITS; encoded by the exons ATGGGTCCTTTAACGCTGGCTGTTGATTCGAAAGACAGTTCTGCAGCTTCTCCAG ATGTATCaaacaagaagatgaaagagttGCAGCTGAAAACAAGGAAGTCATTTGCATCAGTTAGCATGGAAAAGCAGAAACCCTTTGATTTCTTTCGTACTTTATTTG AGGGAGTTATAGCAGGAGGTACAGCTGGTGTTGTTGTTGAAACTGCTTTATATCCTATTGATACCATAAAGACAAGGCTGCAG gcTGCTCAAGGTGgagtgaaaataaatttgaagggCCTTTATTCTGGTTTGACTGGAAACCTTGCTGGGGTCTTACC TGCTTCTGCCTTATTTGTTGGTGTGTATGAACCAACAAAACAGAAGTTGTTGAGGATGTTTCCTGAAAATCTTAGTGCTGTTGCTCATCTG ACAGCAGGTGCAATTGGAGGGGTTGCTGCTTCTCTCATCCGTGTGCCAACAGAG GTTGTTAAGCAAAGGATGCAGACTGGGCAGTTTGTTTCAGCTCCAGATGCTGTCCATCTAATTGTTTCTAAGGAAGGATTTAAGGGTCTATATGCG GGATATGGATCCTTTCTATTGCGGGATCTGCCCTTTGATGCAATTCAATTCTGCATGTATGAGCAGCTTTGGTTGGGTTATAAGGCAGCA GCATGCAGAGAGTTGAATGATCCTGAGAAAGCTGTCATTGGTGCTTTTGCTG GGGCATTGACTGGAGCTATTACAACTCCCCTCGATGTGATTAAAACAAGATTAATGATTCAG GGATCTGCAAACCAGTATAAAGGCATCTTTGATTGTGTTCAAACTATTGTTGGAGAAGAAGGACCTCCTGCTCTTCTGAAG CACAAAGCAAGCGCTTGCTCAGAGGCGTCCATCACCTCCTGA